A stretch of Clostridium formicaceticum DNA encodes these proteins:
- a CDS encoding pyridine nucleotide-disulfide oxidoreductase/dicluster-binding protein, protein MDLEKLLSHENWCIQDNAPSCVAQCPLHVDVKTFVMQAAKKDWKAAYKTMQKKMPFPKIIARICDHPCENKCVRNKIGGPIQISFLEKVIVQEGSAKVSVPAFLPKKDKKAVVIGGGISGLTTALDLRKKGYYVAILEKSHRLGGRLWDHPEKVLPKVIIEEELSIIPKMGIEVQLNTFVDQEKLEKLMKEYDALYLGTGTWPGGLEINPITFETQHPAVFAGGCLVEENKKSIIESFATGRRSAVSIDRYLSKVSLKASRDGEGAYETELIVNIEGVKSVPIVAMADPAGYSAEEGALEAQRCIQCACLECTKGCVFLEKFGSYPKKYIRQIYNNEALVMGKRAANTLINSCSLCGLCGEVCPTDLNMRELFRETRVRMMEKDRMPPSAHEFALRDFAFNTSEKFTLLKHQPGKTSSKYLYFPGCQLSASAPEYVEKTYQYLIEKFTDGVGLMLDCCGAPAEWAGREDLFKKTLEEIKEKWISMGKPTMIVACSTCNFMMKNYLPEIKILSLWEVMNKEGLPTSTSQQQDKNLSFAIHDACTTRDNAALHKSVRELIEKLGYKVEELKYSKEKTKCCGYGGLTYFANREIAEAVIEGRIAESSKDYIAYCSMCRDLFSSKGKRILHLLDLIYGDDLNLLVSKKGPTLSERHANRTYLKIKLLKELWGEEITMDEDFTMKICLTPEAKEKMEKRLILMKDIQQVIQEAESTDCKFIHAENGHFLASKRFINVTYWVEYEINAEDYIVHNAYSHRMEIMEEKE, encoded by the coding sequence ATGGATTTAGAAAAATTGCTAAGTCATGAAAATTGGTGCATTCAGGACAATGCTCCCTCTTGTGTGGCACAATGTCCTCTACATGTTGATGTAAAAACATTTGTTATGCAAGCTGCTAAAAAGGATTGGAAGGCTGCTTATAAAACGATGCAAAAAAAGATGCCTTTCCCCAAAATTATCGCAAGGATTTGTGATCATCCCTGTGAAAATAAATGTGTCCGTAATAAAATCGGAGGTCCTATTCAGATATCTTTTCTTGAAAAAGTAATAGTGCAAGAGGGTTCTGCCAAAGTATCTGTTCCTGCATTTTTGCCAAAAAAGGACAAAAAAGCAGTAGTAATAGGCGGGGGAATCAGCGGTTTGACTACTGCTCTTGATCTAAGGAAAAAGGGCTATTATGTAGCAATTCTAGAGAAAAGCCATCGACTTGGAGGAAGACTATGGGACCATCCTGAAAAAGTCCTGCCAAAAGTCATTATTGAAGAAGAACTTAGCATCATCCCTAAAATGGGTATTGAAGTGCAGCTTAATACTTTTGTGGATCAAGAAAAATTGGAAAAATTGATGAAGGAGTATGATGCTTTGTACCTAGGAACAGGTACTTGGCCAGGTGGATTGGAAATTAACCCTATTACTTTTGAAACCCAACATCCAGCAGTGTTTGCAGGGGGGTGTTTAGTGGAAGAAAATAAAAAGTCCATCATTGAATCCTTTGCTACAGGAAGAAGAAGTGCTGTTTCTATAGATAGATACTTGAGCAAAGTTTCATTAAAGGCTTCTAGGGATGGTGAAGGCGCCTATGAAACGGAACTGATTGTGAATATAGAAGGAGTAAAGTCAGTTCCTATTGTAGCTATGGCAGATCCTGCAGGGTATTCGGCAGAGGAAGGGGCTTTAGAGGCACAAAGGTGTATTCAGTGTGCCTGTTTGGAATGTACAAAAGGTTGTGTATTCCTTGAGAAATTTGGAAGCTATCCTAAAAAATATATTCGTCAGATCTATAATAACGAAGCCCTTGTTATGGGTAAAAGAGCAGCAAACACTTTGATTAATTCATGTAGTCTGTGTGGATTATGTGGAGAGGTATGTCCTACGGATTTAAATATGAGGGAGCTATTTAGAGAAACAAGAGTTCGCATGATGGAAAAAGATAGGATGCCTCCATCTGCTCATGAATTTGCTTTAAGAGATTTTGCCTTTAACACCAGCGAAAAGTTTACTCTTCTGAAGCATCAACCGGGTAAAACTAGCAGTAAGTACCTTTATTTTCCTGGCTGTCAGCTAAGCGCATCTGCTCCTGAATATGTTGAAAAAACCTATCAGTATTTAATAGAGAAGTTTACTGATGGGGTAGGGTTGATGTTGGATTGCTGCGGGGCGCCTGCAGAGTGGGCGGGGCGAGAGGATTTATTTAAAAAAACCTTAGAAGAGATAAAAGAAAAATGGATCTCTATGGGAAAACCTACAATGATTGTTGCCTGTTCTACATGTAATTTTATGATGAAAAATTATTTGCCAGAAATCAAGATCCTATCTCTATGGGAAGTAATGAACAAAGAAGGTTTACCTACCTCAACGTCGCAGCAACAGGATAAAAACTTATCTTTTGCTATTCATGATGCCTGCACTACGCGAGATAATGCAGCGCTTCACAAAAGCGTACGGGAACTGATAGAAAAACTTGGATATAAGGTAGAGGAACTAAAATATAGCAAGGAAAAGACAAAATGCTGTGGTTATGGAGGCCTTACGTATTTTGCCAATAGAGAAATTGCGGAGGCTGTTATAGAAGGTCGTATTGCTGAAAGCTCCAAGGATTATATAGCCTATTGTTCTATGTGCAGGGACTTATTTTCAAGCAAAGGTAAACGTATCTTACACTTATTAGATTTGATTTATGGTGATGACCTAAACCTTCTCGTTTCAAAAAAAGGACCAACACTTTCGGAAAGACATGCCAATCGCACCTATCTAAAAATAAAATTATTAAAGGAATTGTGGGGTGAAGAAATAACGATGGATGAGGATTTTACGATGAAAATTTGTTTGACCCCAGAAGCCAAGGAAAAAATGGAAAAACGTCTTATTTTGATGAAGGATATACAACAGGTGATACAGGAGGCGGAGAGCACAGACTGTAAGTTTATCCATGCAGAAAACGGTCATTTTCTTGCATCAAAACGGTTTATTAATGTTACCTATTGGGTGGAATATGAAATAAATGCAGAGGACTATATCGTTCATAATGCCTATAGTCACAGGATGGAGATAATGGAGGAAAAGGAATGA
- a CDS encoding DVU_1557 family redox protein — MKTQENTAENKWLCKCGGKMELSKVKITYLNGKYDVELLKCSCCDKVLISEDLATGKMLEVEKILEDK, encoded by the coding sequence ATGAAAACACAGGAAAACACTGCTGAAAACAAGTGGTTATGCAAATGTGGGGGAAAAATGGAATTGTCTAAGGTAAAAATCACCTACCTCAATGGGAAATATGACGTGGAATTATTGAAGTGTAGCTGTTGTGATAAAGTTTTGATTTCGGAAGATTTAGCCACTGGGAAGATGTTGGAGGTTGAAAAAATTCTAGAGGATAAGTGA
- the trsM gene encoding DVU_1556 family methyltransferase, producing the protein MTTLGGQKVYESTAIRQVAGDVIRPGGLDLTDKAAKYCAFSKESPILDIGCGIGTTVAYLKEKYGFDAMGIDPSELLLSEGRLKHPNITLLKGRGEKLPFSDEMMEGVFNECTLSLMEDLEGAVAEVYRVLKSKGLWVISDVYAQEAKWVTALQKTKLQSCIRGMFDLPMLKETLKKFGFKEVFFEDHTASLKQMMVNMVLTYGTMEMFWKKATACCGTDLSMVHETVKKCKPGYFLMILQKN; encoded by the coding sequence ATGACTACTTTGGGTGGCCAGAAGGTTTACGAAAGCACTGCCATAAGACAAGTGGCTGGAGATGTCATAAGGCCAGGGGGACTGGATTTGACAGATAAAGCTGCGAAGTATTGCGCTTTTTCAAAAGAAAGTCCTATCTTAGACATTGGTTGTGGCATAGGAACAACAGTTGCCTACTTGAAGGAAAAGTATGGATTTGATGCAATGGGGATTGATCCTTCTGAACTGTTGCTAAGTGAGGGAAGGTTGAAGCATCCAAATATAACGCTATTAAAGGGAAGAGGAGAGAAACTTCCTTTTTCTGATGAGATGATGGAGGGCGTCTTTAATGAGTGTACCCTTTCGTTGATGGAGGACTTAGAGGGAGCAGTGGCAGAAGTTTATAGGGTGCTAAAATCAAAGGGACTATGGGTGATTTCTGATGTGTATGCACAGGAAGCAAAGTGGGTAACGGCATTACAAAAAACAAAATTACAAAGCTGTATACGGGGAATGTTTGATCTCCCAATGCTGAAGGAGACATTAAAAAAATTTGGTTTTAAAGAAGTCTTCTTTGAAGATCATACAGCATCTTTAAAGCAGATGATGGTCAATATGGTGCTTACCTATGGAACCATGGAAATGTTTTGGAAAAAAGCTACAGCATGTTGCGGTACAGACTTATCCATGGTACATGAGACTGTGAAGAAATGTAAACCCGGATATTTCTTAATGATTCTACAAAAAAATTAA
- a CDS encoding DVU_1555 family C-GCAxxG-C-C protein: MEMNNEAFEIFQLSAQGFCCSQIFVILALRKEGKENPDLVRAMNSMCGGVGLSGKSCGILLGGLSVLGLYGGKGKDTEYRNESFTKMVKEFVAWFEEEFKSTDCIDIVGYQVISDETGEESYPVKCGKSLLQSYYKVMEILEQFGFELGDRDDE, from the coding sequence ATGGAAATGAATAATGAAGCCTTTGAGATTTTTCAGTTATCTGCACAGGGATTTTGTTGTAGTCAGATTTTTGTTATTTTGGCTTTAAGAAAAGAAGGTAAAGAAAACCCCGATTTGGTTAGGGCAATGAATAGTATGTGTGGTGGCGTAGGGCTATCTGGAAAGTCTTGCGGCATTTTACTAGGCGGTCTTTCTGTTTTGGGCCTTTATGGAGGTAAAGGAAAGGACACAGAATATAGAAATGAAAGTTTTACTAAAATGGTTAAGGAGTTTGTAGCATGGTTTGAAGAAGAATTTAAAAGCACAGATTGTATTGATATTGTAGGTTATCAAGTGATTAGCGACGAAACAGGTGAAGAAAGCTATCCAGTAAAATGCGGTAAAAGTCTTCTTCAAAGCTATTATAAGGTAATGGAAATACTAGAACAATTTGGTTTTGAACTGGGTGATAGAGACGATGAATAA
- the trsS gene encoding radical SAM (seleno)protein TrsS produces the protein MNKIDKIADTESLCPICFKKIPAQKVMYTRDEPQVFLEKSCPKHGKFKTLIWKGKPDIRQWMRKKTSRMPDLHDNLVEKGCPYDCGLCMHHRQETCTALIEVTNRCNLSCSYCFAQAEIEEAEDPDIKMIEERFDRLLSRGIRCNLQLSGGEPTLREDLAEIIKMGRSKNLFLIQVNTNGIRIAQDEAYLKKLKEAGLDSIYLQFDSTCDQVYTRLRGRKLFDLKKQAIENCQKHQVGVVLVPTLVPEINTHHIGEMIKFALAYTPTVRGIHFQPVSYFGKIPSDGAVSNRLTIPEVIREIEKQTDGLIKADSFKPPGCENSFCSFHGNYIYRPDQKIITLTQNTSSCCSKTIKAEEGARKAKEAVLRTWSSPTAELPEKVEESSGWDEMLTDLRRHSFTISGMTFQDVWNLDLERVRDCCIHVVTAKGQLVPFCIYYLTNSHGKSFY, from the coding sequence ATGAATAAAATAGATAAAATAGCAGATACAGAAAGTCTATGTCCCATCTGTTTTAAAAAGATTCCAGCCCAAAAAGTAATGTACACCCGAGATGAGCCCCAAGTTTTTTTAGAAAAATCTTGCCCGAAACATGGGAAATTTAAAACCCTGATTTGGAAGGGAAAGCCAGATATAAGACAGTGGATGCGAAAAAAAACCTCTAGAATGCCTGATCTACATGATAATTTGGTTGAAAAAGGTTGTCCCTATGATTGTGGCTTATGTATGCATCATCGTCAGGAAACCTGTACAGCTTTAATTGAAGTTACGAATAGATGCAATTTAAGCTGCAGCTATTGTTTTGCACAGGCGGAGATAGAAGAAGCAGAAGATCCTGATATAAAAATGATTGAGGAAAGGTTTGATAGATTATTAAGTAGAGGGATACGCTGCAATCTTCAGCTATCAGGGGGAGAACCTACTTTACGAGAAGATTTAGCAGAGATCATAAAAATGGGACGTTCTAAAAACTTGTTTTTGATTCAAGTGAATACCAATGGTATTCGGATTGCACAGGATGAAGCCTATCTTAAAAAGTTAAAAGAGGCAGGTTTAGATTCTATTTATCTACAGTTTGATAGTACATGTGATCAGGTGTATACAAGACTTCGAGGAAGAAAGTTATTTGATCTAAAAAAACAAGCAATAGAAAATTGCCAAAAACATCAAGTTGGGGTAGTTTTGGTGCCGACGCTGGTACCAGAAATAAATACGCATCATATAGGGGAAATGATTAAATTTGCTTTGGCATATACCCCTACCGTCCGAGGTATTCATTTTCAGCCGGTTAGTTATTTTGGCAAAATTCCCAGCGATGGGGCTGTATCAAATAGATTGACGATACCAGAGGTGATACGGGAGATTGAAAAACAGACGGATGGACTGATAAAGGCAGACAGTTTCAAACCGCCAGGATGTGAAAATTCTTTTTGCTCCTTTCATGGCAATTATATTTATCGACCTGATCAGAAGATTATTACGCTAACGCAGAACACTTCTTCTTGCTGTAGCAAAACAATCAAGGCTGAAGAAGGAGCAAGAAAAGCAAAGGAAGCTGTTTTAAGAACTTGGTCTTCACCAACAGCAGAATTACCTGAAAAAGTGGAAGAGTCTTCTGGTTGGGATGAAATGCTTACAGACCTTAGACGACACTCCTTTACGATTTCGGGCATGACTTTTCAGGATGTATGGAATTTAGATTTGGAAAGAGTAAGGGATTGTTGCATTCATGTGGTTACTGCTAAGGGACAGCTTGTTCCTTTCTGTATTTACTATTTAACGAATAGTCATGGAAAATCATTTTATTAA
- a CDS encoding DVU_1553 family AMP-dependent CoA ligase: MKKTSLESWLFRKMDYEGTPEGAKKYIEAYQLEKLRETIQLAQQNSIFYRKHLSKVSLKSMDSFEDFQSIPFTTAGDLQENPLNFLCVSQDEIQRIVTLNTSGTSGASKRIYFTQNDQKLIVDFFAVGMSNLVKGGDRVLILLPGQQPGSVGDLLKKALEGIHVKAYIYGFVDDPERIFTLIEEKKINCLVGLPVQVLMLARCRNKLSTMRKCLLTADYVPEVTKKVLQENWRCKVFTHYGMTEMGLGGGVECEALDGYHLREADLYFEVIDPYTGKVVADGEWGEVVFTTLTREGMPLIRYRTGDIARFIQEPCPCGSILKRLDKVMGRWDDLVEIQDGRFLDIGQLDEVIFGFDEVLDYDVFVDNDNEDMIELHIHIKTKTDHFDVLQRDVKEALRKIPVIQKGITSNKMKFPSISKRDTYMKDGRAKRKIKQHTKEGLSI, translated from the coding sequence ATGAAAAAAACGTCTTTGGAATCTTGGTTATTTAGAAAAATGGATTATGAAGGAACGCCTGAAGGAGCAAAAAAATATATTGAGGCTTATCAATTGGAAAAGCTTCGAGAAACCATCCAACTTGCTCAGCAAAACAGTATATTTTATAGAAAACACTTATCAAAGGTTTCTTTAAAAAGCATGGATTCTTTTGAAGATTTTCAAAGTATACCTTTTACTACTGCAGGGGATCTTCAAGAGAATCCCCTAAACTTTCTTTGTGTATCTCAAGATGAAATACAGCGGATTGTTACCCTAAATACTTCAGGAACATCAGGAGCATCGAAACGTATTTATTTTACTCAAAATGATCAGAAGCTTATCGTGGACTTTTTTGCTGTTGGTATGTCTAATCTTGTTAAGGGAGGAGATCGGGTTTTGATTTTGCTTCCTGGTCAGCAGCCAGGAAGTGTGGGGGATTTATTAAAAAAAGCATTGGAAGGAATTCATGTAAAGGCTTATATCTATGGATTTGTAGATGATCCTGAAAGAATATTTACCTTGATAGAAGAAAAAAAAATTAACTGTCTCGTAGGACTCCCTGTACAGGTTTTGATGCTTGCTAGATGTCGAAATAAGCTTTCCACGATGCGAAAATGCCTGTTAACTGCGGATTATGTTCCCGAAGTGACAAAAAAAGTCCTGCAGGAGAATTGGAGATGTAAGGTTTTTACCCACTATGGTATGACGGAAATGGGTTTAGGGGGTGGGGTAGAATGCGAAGCATTAGACGGTTATCACCTTAGGGAAGCTGATTTATACTTCGAGGTAATAGATCCTTATACGGGAAAGGTCGTTGCTGATGGAGAATGGGGAGAAGTTGTTTTTACCACCTTAACCAGAGAAGGAATGCCTCTAATACGGTATCGGACGGGGGATATTGCACGCTTTATTCAGGAACCCTGTCCCTGCGGCAGTATACTAAAAAGACTCGATAAGGTGATGGGCAGATGGGATGATTTAGTAGAGATTCAAGATGGGCGGTTTTTGGATATTGGTCAGTTGGATGAGGTAATTTTTGGATTTGATGAAGTGCTGGATTATGATGTTTTTGTGGATAATGATAATGAAGATATGATTGAATTGCATATTCATATAAAAACAAAAACAGATCATTTTGATGTTCTTCAAAGAGACGTGAAAGAAGCCTTAAGAAAAATTCCTGTTATCCAGAAAGGAATTACTAGTAATAAAATGAAGTTCCCAAGTATTAGCAAGCGGGATACGTATATGAAGGATGGAAGAGCTAAAAGAAAAATAAAGCAGCACACAAAGGAGGGGTTAAGTATATGA
- a CDS encoding XdhC family aldehyde oxidoreductase maturation factor, with protein MMEILNQLMQMVDERENFVLATIVDMDGSTPRGKGSKMVIRRDGSIFGTVGGGKIEALTIQLAKETFQDKKTTLHDFSLSSKDASSIGMVCGGHVKMLIEFIDLSNEAVFQIFLQAIKLVKEQKNFTILTKLADDSAGSTSEKWIYIQKEACYEGWGIPKEVTQASCGEDIKIIEHNKDIYIVEPFCSHEKVIILGAGHVGKAVAEVTKMLDFRTIVVDDREEFANKKRFPTADEVCVVDSLNNILDTIEIDNRSYAIIVTRGHLYDKVVLAQLLKTNAKYIGMIGSRTKTNIILKELLEEGYASSDIERVYAPIGIKIFAETPEEIAVSIAAELIKVRRQPHDA; from the coding sequence ATGATGGAAATTTTAAACCAATTGATGCAAATGGTAGATGAGAGAGAAAATTTTGTGTTGGCTACGATTGTTGATATGGATGGTTCTACCCCTAGAGGAAAAGGTAGTAAAATGGTAATACGGAGAGATGGATCCATTTTTGGAACAGTGGGGGGAGGAAAAATTGAGGCATTAACTATTCAATTGGCAAAGGAAACTTTTCAAGATAAAAAAACTACATTACATGACTTTAGTTTATCCAGCAAAGATGCGTCTTCTATCGGCATGGTTTGTGGCGGACATGTGAAGATGCTGATAGAATTTATAGACTTATCCAATGAAGCTGTTTTTCAAATTTTTCTTCAAGCTATTAAACTAGTAAAAGAACAGAAGAATTTTACAATTTTAACAAAACTAGCAGATGATAGTGCAGGGTCTACATCTGAAAAGTGGATTTATATCCAAAAGGAGGCTTGCTATGAAGGGTGGGGTATTCCAAAAGAGGTTACACAAGCTTCTTGTGGCGAAGATATAAAAATTATAGAACATAATAAGGATATCTATATCGTCGAACCTTTTTGTAGTCATGAAAAGGTGATAATCCTTGGGGCAGGACATGTAGGAAAAGCAGTGGCAGAAGTAACGAAAATGCTGGATTTTAGGACGATTGTTGTAGATGATCGTGAAGAATTTGCTAATAAAAAGAGGTTTCCTACAGCTGATGAAGTTTGTGTCGTGGACTCCTTGAATAATATATTAGATACGATTGAAATTGACAATCGCAGTTATGCTATAATAGTAACAAGAGGACATTTATATGATAAGGTTGTATTGGCTCAGCTGCTGAAAACAAATGCCAAGTATATTGGGATGATTGGAAGTCGCACCAAAACCAATATTATTCTTAAAGAACTGTTGGAGGAAGGTTATGCAAGTTCCGATATCGAAAGAGTTTATGCTCCAATCGGAATAAAAATTTTTGCTGAAACCCCTGAAGAAATTGCTGTAAGCATTGCTGCAGAGCTTATTAAAGTAAGAAGGCAGCCTCATGATGCGTAA
- a CDS encoding DVU_1551 family NTP transferase — translation MMRNQIGAIIIAAGLSSRMKIFKPLLKIGKKTAVEMAVTSMQQAGIQEILVVTGYQWERIADTLDTTSIQLLVNEQYMKGMYSSIVKGVTNLSEKIKAFFLLPVDIPLIKSRTLQEIMTCYDETQAGIVYPVFNDIKGHPPLISTKYKEAIIANNLPGGLRSLLENYERDTAKIEVVDAGITMDMDTQDDYVNLLEYYLARSIPNEAECRAILKKFGTPMHILQHGEKVAMLACSIGKALNEKGYNFNRDLLRASGMLHDIAKGRPCHAEAGGEILMNLGYPQVAKVIAAHMEIETKDCENITEEEIIYLADKMVNKCNIVSLEDRLRLSYEKYCHQPQAFKHIERRLKEAGHILNKIIKITGLSEERIIAFDQQGESK, via the coding sequence ATGATGCGTAATCAAATAGGTGCTATTATAATTGCAGCAGGGCTTTCCTCACGCATGAAAATCTTTAAACCTCTATTAAAGATCGGGAAAAAAACAGCAGTAGAAATGGCTGTCACCAGTATGCAGCAAGCTGGCATTCAAGAAATACTTGTGGTCACTGGCTATCAATGGGAAAGAATAGCAGATACCCTAGATACTACCTCAATTCAGTTGTTGGTGAATGAACAGTATATGAAAGGGATGTATTCTTCTATCGTAAAAGGAGTCACTAACTTAAGTGAAAAAATAAAGGCTTTCTTTCTTTTACCGGTAGATATACCCCTCATTAAATCAAGAACGCTCCAGGAGATAATGACATGCTATGATGAAACACAGGCAGGAATCGTTTATCCTGTATTTAACGATATCAAAGGACATCCTCCTTTGATTTCTACGAAATATAAAGAAGCCATTATAGCCAATAATTTACCTGGAGGGTTAAGAAGTCTTCTTGAAAATTACGAAAGGGATACAGCGAAAATAGAAGTGGTTGATGCAGGCATTACCATGGATATGGATACACAGGATGACTATGTAAATCTGCTGGAATATTATTTAGCTAGGAGTATACCCAATGAAGCGGAATGTAGAGCAATTTTAAAAAAATTTGGTACACCAATGCATATTTTGCAGCATGGAGAAAAAGTAGCTATGCTTGCCTGCAGTATAGGTAAAGCATTAAATGAAAAAGGTTATAACTTCAATAGAGATTTGCTAAGGGCCTCTGGTATGCTGCATGATATCGCTAAAGGAAGACCCTGCCATGCCGAGGCTGGAGGAGAAATTCTAATGAATTTAGGTTATCCTCAGGTGGCTAAGGTCATTGCTGCTCATATGGAAATAGAGACAAAGGACTGTGAAAATATAACAGAAGAAGAAATTATTTATTTAGCTGATAAAATGGTGAATAAGTGTAACATCGTTTCTCTAGAAGACAGGTTGCGTTTATCTTATGAAAAGTATTGTCATCAACCACAGGCTTTTAAACATATAGAGAGAAGACTCAAGGAAGCTGGACATATTCTAAATAAGATTATAAAAATAACGGGATTATCGGAAGAAAGAATAATTGCTTTTGATCAGCAAGGTGAAAGTAAATGA
- the cobC gene encoding alpha-ribazole phosphatase: protein MKHKNIYLIRHGDIGLQGRKCYIGTTNLPLSKQGVQQAQQLGLFFDEIQLEKVYCSDLDRCQNTAKIILKNKKEEVTRVIEKGLREIHMGRWENKSFDEIQKLYPEQFKKRGKDLVHFRPPEGESFWDLNLRVMKTFQEILHNMQGNILIVAHAGVNRIILCNLLNACLKNLFKIKQDYGCLNEIIVGKNHKLHIKKMNYVCHGGP from the coding sequence ATGAAGCATAAAAACATTTACCTGATTCGACACGGAGATATTGGATTGCAAGGAAGGAAATGTTATATTGGTACAACAAACTTGCCTTTGAGCAAACAGGGCGTCCAACAAGCCCAGCAGTTAGGTCTGTTTTTCGACGAGATTCAATTAGAAAAAGTGTATTGCAGCGATTTAGATCGTTGTCAAAACACTGCTAAAATTATTCTTAAAAATAAAAAAGAAGAAGTCACAAGGGTTATAGAAAAGGGCCTGCGGGAGATTCATATGGGACGGTGGGAAAACAAAAGCTTTGATGAGATCCAAAAACTATACCCAGAACAGTTTAAAAAAAGGGGTAAAGATCTTGTTCATTTTCGACCTCCAGAAGGGGAAAGCTTTTGGGACCTTAACTTAAGGGTGATGAAGACATTTCAAGAAATTCTCCATAACATGCAAGGAAATATACTCATTGTAGCACATGCAGGAGTAAATCGCATCATATTATGTAATCTATTAAATGCATGTCTAAAAAATCTTTTTAAAATTAAGCAGGACTATGGTTGTCTAAACGAAATTATTGTTGGAAAAAATCATAAGCTTCATATAAAAAAAATGAATTATGTTTGTCATGGTGGTCCATAG